The Acidimicrobiales bacterium genome contains the following window.
GAGACAAGATCCCCGACGTCAAGGTGCAGGTGCCCGGCCTGAACGGACCGGAAGCGGCGCAGACCGGCGACCTTCTCGGAAAGGGGACCGTGGTTCTCTTCGGCCTTCCCGGCGCTTTCACACCGACCTGCAGCGACCATCACCTGCCAGGGTTCGTGCTGCGTGCCGACGATTTGACCGCGAAGGGCGTGGACACCATCGCGTGCGTTTCTGTAAACGACGCCTTCGTGATGAAGGCGTGGGGGGAAGCGAATGACGTCGGCGACAAGGTCGTCCTGATTGCAGACGGCTCAGCGACGTTTACGAAAGAGGTGGGACTCGAAGTCGACCTGACTGCCGGCGGACTCGGGGTCCGCTCGAAGCGCTACGCCATGATCCTCAAGGACGGTGTGGTGACCGACCTTGCCGTCGAGGAGACCCTCGGACTCGACGTCAGCAGCGCCGAAGCAGTCCTCGCACGCCTGTAGGCCGGTCAGTCCCGAGGCGTCAGCAAGTAGGTCGACGACGCTTTCGCCACCAAGCGGCCGGCGTCGTCGGTTATCTCCGCCTCCACGAAGGTCACCCGCTTGCCGCCGCCGATGACCCGCGCGGCGCAGGTGTAGGTCTCACCCACGGGAGCGGCGCGCAGAAAGCTGATCTTCAGCTCTGTGTTGGCGGCGTAGGCCTTCCGGCCTTGCAGGTTGGTCACGGTTGCCGTAGCCATAGCCGAGTCGGCGAACGCGGAGAGAAAGCCTCCCTGGACCACGCCGGTCGGGTTGGCGAACTCGTCTCCTGCCCGCATTCGCCAGACCGTGATTCCCGGCTGCGACTTGTCCACGCAGACCATGCCCAGGGTCAGGTCGCTGCTAGGCGGAACCCGCGGACGGACGCCGTTGGTCTCCGATTGGCTCAATGAGCAGCGCCATCCCTGGAGGCATTGCCGGGAAGGCCGCGCAGACCGGCCCACACCAGGTCCGCCAGCCTGTCGGCCATGCGGTCGCCCTCTGCAGGCTCGAGCGCCTCGGAGCTCTGTGCGACCCACCGCCGGCCGGCGACTTCCGCGAGCCCCACGATGGCGTACCCGAGCAGGTCCCTGTGGGTCTGGTCGATATCGGCGTCGATGAAGGTGCCGATGGTGACAGCTATCGACTCCTCGAGGGTGGCGACCGAGTCAGCGAACTCGTCCGTCCGGCGGGCGCCGCTCCCGAACAGAAGCTGGAACGCGCTGGTGTTCTCCCCGACGAACCGGAAGTAAGCGCGAAAACCGGCCAGAACGCGCTGATATGGCTGTTTCTCCGCTTCAGCACGTCGGATCAGCAGCCCGAGGAGTTCCCGGCCAACTAGATCCAACAATTCGAGGTACAGCTTCCGCTTTGATGGGAAGTGTTGGTACAGGACGGGCTTGGTTACGCCCGCAGCATCGGCAATTTCCTCCATGGAGGTCCCGTGAAAGCCGCTGGCGGCGAACTTCTCCAACGCGACACTGAGCAGCTGATTGCGCCTTTCCGCGGCCGGCAGCCGCTGGCGCAGCTCGGTGATTTGCGGCTCGCCGAGCCTGGTCTCCGTGATCCGCGGTCCGCTCACTTGTCCCTCATGTCCGAATTTGTTGAAACTGCGTGTATTGGGCAGTTCGTCCTGCTGTGCAGGAAGGGGCGGTGAGTTGCCGAACTCCTGCGTTGTGAGGCCACCCAACCCGTCGCCTGCCCGTGTAACTGCACGGCCTCCTGAGCCGCTTCGGCCCCTGCCTGCTAGAAGGCCCGGGACCAGCCTACTGGCGGCCAAGGCGCGGCGGCGGCGGTACCGCTTGAGCCCGCCAGCCGGCCGCTAACACCCCCTCCCTGGGTCGGTAGGCGCCACCCGGCGGACACGATCACCTCGCCCAAACGGGCGGGGAGGTGCGCAAGGTCCAGATATCGCCGGGTAACTTCGATGTTCTGCTCGATAAGCCCTAGGTCCGGCTTCTGGAGCCAGCGGCTCAGCTCGTAGGGCTCGTCCGCGTCGAACCAGCTGAATCCCAGGGCGCGGAGCTCGCCGCCAACGGGGTAGGGGCCGACTGCGACAGGCCGGTGGTGCAGTCCCGCTTCAATCGGCGGATTGCCGAAGCCTTCCCAGAGCGAGGGAAAGACCACCGCGTCGCACGCAGCGTAGGCGTGCTCGACCCCGGCGTGACCTCTCATAGGAGGTACCGGGCCGTGGAACACCGGCACCCGGGCCGCGTCGAGAAGCCGCTTGAGCTTGTCCTCG
Protein-coding sequences here:
- a CDS encoding peroxiredoxin; amino-acid sequence: MTIAVGDKIPDVKVQVPGLNGPEAAQTGDLLGKGTVVLFGLPGAFTPTCSDHHLPGFVLRADDLTAKGVDTIACVSVNDAFVMKAWGEANDVGDKVVLIADGSATFTKEVGLEVDLTAGGLGVRSKRYAMILKDGVVTDLAVEETLGLDVSSAEAVLARL
- a CDS encoding PaaI family thioesterase; translation: MSQSETNGVRPRVPPSSDLTLGMVCVDKSQPGITVWRMRAGDEFANPTGVVQGGFLSAFADSAMATATVTNLQGRKAYAANTELKISFLRAAPVGETYTCAARVIGGGKRVTFVEAEITDDAGRLVAKASSTYLLTPRD
- a CDS encoding TetR/AcrR family transcriptional regulator gives rise to the protein MSGPRITETRLGEPQITELRQRLPAAERRNQLLSVALEKFAASGFHGTSMEEIADAAGVTKPVLYQHFPSKRKLYLELLDLVGRELLGLLIRRAEAEKQPYQRVLAGFRAYFRFVGENTSAFQLLFGSGARRTDEFADSVATLEESIAVTIGTFIDADIDQTHRDLLGYAIVGLAEVAGRRWVAQSSEALEPAEGDRMADRLADLVWAGLRGLPGNASRDGAAH